TATtcctattcattttaataataaggatttaagtttaaatgatacgttaaaagaaaatgtatgtagtttatttaaaagtatcatCTATCTCGGTTTGATAGATCTGAATCATAGAATAattgataattgaattattcagAAGATTTAACATTGTTGCAAATATATCTAGAGATAGCCAAGTCCtaagaacaaaattatcatatagacccataaaattatcttaattggTGTAATTTTAAAGAGTGGTTTGGTTTGaggtgaaattaataaataacaaagaaaaactGGATAACATTAAAGGGTATTTTTATGcccaaaaaaattatggttTACGCGAATAGACGGTACAAAAAAAGGAAGTACATTAAACTAACAGTACGATACTTTCGGGGTCTACTAACATCGtttcagtttaaaaattcaattaaaatgggttcttataacaaattattagttattttgttaacaaacaAGCTTTGTATCTTTACAATCTTGTCAACAATCCTAAAAAGTAGcagaaatattgtataaacatTTGCAATGTCCGAACAAAAGCTAATATTGTTTCAGCGGTTAAATCTTCTCATAGgcgatttaaaattaaaaaattatacatattttttaatgaattttgaaaGAGTTCTATTTACCACTAAATACTTAATCTTTACAACAATAGACATTCACGGGCGTTACGTTAGAAAAAGACATTATAAACGCCAgctgaataataaaaagaatattaaaaattttattctattcaatTGCTAGAATACTTAAACATGACATATTTAACAAAGGTATAGCGCGTTGTTAGTTGATAGGTACGTAATTATAtcgaataaataatactacaaTTCCTTATAAGGAAATAAACGACACTACACAATATGAATGCAAAAgacaatattaaacaaaacaccATCGTCATGCTGGCTCCTTCATCATTTTAATGGCGGCCATAAagtatcaataaaatgtaGTTTTCTATtcgatatgtatttaaatatcactataaatgagttttattacTACACCACTTTTATCTCTTTTTGTCCACCCGAGtgtttattcaaaaacattaatataattcgatTTCCCTTTCGCTCTGCTTGCCGttccatacaaataatttcagaaatttattatGCCTATAAATAACGGCATAACGGCAGCGAAATCATGTTTTATCTCGTACAAAGATCTTTATCGTTTACCAGCATATtatgtaaagaatttaaatttacttgtttaataatactacGTCTTTATGTACATTGGATTTATGATAGggattacttattatattttacacattaaatattattatttttttatacattccttaaaatatactaaatttcTAGAGGTGTTGATTCTAGCCATCTCATTTTAAAGGCgtaacagataaaataacactgacagtaaataaaaaacatcttaGAATATCATAAGGAAACGAATTTGTGtcttttaaaacttcatagtattaaaaaaagtgaacaactaatgaaaataactcaactCAACTCTAATGTTAGATACCTATTGTGTCCCATTACGTGCTCGTATGTATTATATCCTTGTACCAATCCaatggtattttatttaataagaataatctATGATTGTTTTACTCAttctattcaataataataaataagtacttGTAATGTACGGTCAAAATCGTCGAACCCGATTTATTTCTGGAGCGACGACACGCGGGTGTGTTGTCATGATAGTTCCAAAATGATTCTTTACATTTCGATActagcaaatataaaaaaaaattcactcacaaaatatacatcattataattaaaaaccacACTTTGTCCTTTTTAGATTGTTAAGATTCTCGTTGCattgaaagaaattaaaaaatatatatgccaatattttgttgaaataaattgtgatgaaaaaaataacaaaaaaatcgaGCACACCTTGATCTTGGTGTATCTTGAACCACGAGAATAAAATTAGAAGGCCTtagaattttaacaataatacattattaaatttatgttttcttttatcacaaatagaataaaataatcttcagattatttagaaaaaataaaacttaaacagtCACTCAAAGCCatcttctaaattaatttataaagaaggtTGATCTTCCATTGAATTaatgttatctttattttatattatataaatttaaagcctGCTAATTAACAACatcaacattttctaaatgataaaaacataagaataatgaaaaattcttaaaagaGATCCCTTAATATTctgataaaaagtaaaaataaaacgacatatttaaaaaaactgttcCTATCAAATCtatatgttttcttttaaagagAATAggaataaacacaaaaattatcGTTAGGGGCATGTAATAACGTCATTGTCTTCATATACTTACCCACACGCTATACAAAGGCGAGATTGGTTGATTGGAATTTTGATAACCTCTAATAAAGTTGGTCTCAAACAAATTAGATATAAAcctattcaaaaataaatgtaacattgcataacaaaaacaaaacaataatttttctcttcttttactttttatatatataaaaaatatattttatttcattaaaagacaaaacattaaaaacttgtttagtataaaaatttgttacatcACACATTTAGAAATTAATGCGTAGAGATTTCAAAACAAGCGACCATCATACCACTCCCAACTAACGAAGTAATTCACTTTGAGCATAAATGATTTAGacgacgaaacctcttagcattcaatggattcaccgagcgtgccgggtccatcgcgttgcaaatttaaataaatttttgaagaattgcaattattaaattggtttataaaattcgaatatttttacatatgtgTGTAACATCGGCTTGTAATGGCAAATGTGGTAAAAACATGTGATCcttcaaaaataacaatataaataatgggTAAAATTTCAACCGGACTGATTTGATGGTTTTGAACTATGATTGAGAAATATCAATAGCTATGAACAAAGTTATCGTCGTAACTCTTAACGGTACAAACGGTCAATATTGCGACATTATTACcggttataaaaaaacagcACATTTATCGGTTCTCCACAACCCATACCCAATCAAAAACAATGGTGCCTAAAAAGTATGTGTAGTTATATACCTAGGTATATAATTTGACTCTGTtaagtgatatttattatatataaacagttatttattacgtcAAACAATTTGtggcttattatatattattaggtgGAATGAATAGAACCTTCTTAAATACTGACTCAGCTGTTTTATAGTtcgaaaaaaacatattttgtgtaaaaaacggacgtctaaataatataaagtcaaaggtaattattttgttttttcggTGTCTATGGAAAGTCAGAAAATTCAAGGTACATTTATGGAATTTAAGGTTTGCAAAACCAAAAAACTATGTCAATTCGATCAATAAAGGTAGAGATTTCAGTTCATTTAGCCAACAAAATCCTAAGCCTTCCATTATGACACAACAAAAGCATGGCAGTAAGAACTCACCGTTCAAATTCATTCTAAGCAACTCAGCACTACCACGAAAAAAGAATTTGTAACTGTATTTTCTACCgggttttattcataataacgtACGAAGCAACTGACGCGTCTGCCGAATGATAAAACAAAGTGACATAGGATCCGACCAAGGCCAATAACCAGTAGAGCCAAACGAAGAAGAAACTCTACACTACAGAAAATACAAAtctagatggcgctgtataaaaatactatattttaggATTTCACTTGTTACGTGTCACATATGTAGATGTCCCTCTTacgatttatatttcttacagTTTTAATTGTTAGGTTTGTATAAACTAGATGGCgcttttagtaataaataataaaccttaatatatcattttgatTTCAATGTGTCTATGATTAATTTCTGTCTAACTAAATAACGttgatattttctattttcttaaataacaattttagaCAATAGCAACAGATCTGTGATGTATCTACGGTTTTTTCTTCCTTATATCTTTGTGACAAAATATAGCCTTTGACgtctttatcaaattattattatattctcaaggatattaaatattcttttaatattaagtaattaaactgATATGACTGCAACCGTTTCTCATAAAACGAGTTTATCTACAAATCACAACTTGTTAAAAGTGCTAAAAACTTtcacaaaaatgttaaatttcattttttttttaaatctaaacttttttaaagatttaacaaACGGGCAATATAATCCATAAGACTCAGAATTACATTAGTAATATGATGTATGTAAGCGATCTATTTATGaaattgatattgtttttataatcataatctCAAATGGGGTCGTACCTATCCAGActcttttatgtttatataaaattatgtcattgtttttttttaaattcaatcacggatatttttttctagtttttatgtttttactgttttatattaaaataatttgacaagCGTGGTTTGAGagcgtattttaaaataatctttatacaaCTAAGGCTTTAGTTAAACTTAAAACCTTTGTAACTTTCATAACCTACGTGTGGTTTGAATACAGTTCAATAGcagttttaattactttaatgagcaatatttatatataatagacgtaaattgtatttacaacatatattttaatatacgtcGACTTAAAAATCTCATTTTTTGTTCCTTTTTATTCCAATGTAGGTcaagtattttatgtttctaGTGTTATTGTGTAATGCATTGGAATATCTCAATGTTTTAATCATAGTTTTCAGATCGATTTTACCATATAACGCCTCCTCTATTTACTTAACAAcgtgaaattgaaaattattttagtttaccTTTTCCTGTTCACGCAAATGTGAAATAGCtttgttttcttatattattaacataccTAATTCATTTAGTTCTTTAGcctttttaaacatttgatCTTTGTAAGACctgtactattttattaatgatatacgATTAATGTTCGAGGAACAAGGGTTAGCGTGTATTTAacagcaaattttattttatttatttctatcctaaaatatttgtatatacatatttctaaaacaacaaacattttgaaaagaattatattacgTATACTTTGTGTTTATAAACAGCCACAACATTTCTTTgcacatttaatttaacaattttatcaaatacatattttcgtagattatatattatatttaagaaaaaattaagtcatatttatgtatgtaattagcTTCTAGTCAGTCCATTATTTGGAAGCCCAACTATTGGTACGTCTGTGATATTCGTAGAGAACTAGatacacaatatttaatatatataaattgtttgtacATCCAGTATAATCCGGAATAGAAAACGTTGAagatattagattttaattaccaAGTGAAGACGTTAGTCTACAGACATCAGCTTCAGTAGACATCCTGGCAACAAGAAAATACCTTCCCGCCATAATTTCCTTATTAGGCGCCCATtcaattacaaaacatttgtaGATATTGAATTCTATTCCGTTTGTAATATTGGCACGAATActcattatatatagttaataaagttaaaagtattttcgtaatcataataaaaagatttatttgttagAATTTCCTAAATTTCCACAATCAAgtataatcatattaaattatttaaaacacaaaaacattttatattcagacATTATTgatgcaaatttattaaaattacaaatgacAAGTATCCAAAACCTTGTTTATTAtgtcgtatttttattttattttacagaactactttcaaatgtaaatactgcttgtttcattaaataaaaaaatattgaaaactgGTTATCTTTACAAGTTTTACTGTTTCCGAACACTTATTGTACTTCCTCGTTATGGTTATTTTATTGGCGTACAGCTCGCTGGATACAGACGCGAAAGATACGCgccttaaaaatatgatagcAAAGTTCCTGCCAATAAGAGATATTTACAAAGTTAAACAaataggaaattaaaaatgaatttatgtaATACAGTGCAGCTACTACTAGCTTACGGTACtcgtatatcaaataaaagcaTTATAACAACACAACCTAATTTTTCTCACGGCCATTTTTGGCTTCTAGCAAGTGgcataacacaaataaaaaaaaaagacgcCAAATACCGGACTTGTTGATGATGAAAACagaaatggaataaaaataaaaattaatcttcCCTTTTCTCGTCAAGTattctttattgtattaaaaaatgtaatattccataaactttaaacttataataaaataatcataatcttcttattctttattaaacaaattcgcttattgtattattaaaacatatatatattatatacatccATTTATAcccgaaattattattaattatactaagagaataaagtgatttttaaaacttatatgaaGGTACTTTGAACTTATACCGCTACCAGAAAATGCCGTATAGTACTTTGTACCAGGGCTCTGGAGGCTGGGGCTTATTATATTCAGAATTTGGGATCAATTCTGTATCATCGACGGGGCTGTCTTTGAACATGTCCACGTAATACTGCATTCCATATCTCCATATAGCGATATACGGGAAATAAAAAGCGAGGAATAATAAGCACTTAATGTAAAAGTTAAGAAAAATGCGCCCTATATATAAAGAGTGGATCTCCCTTAGAATGTCAAGTAAAGTAAGCTTCCATTTGGCGACAAAAGGTAAGCTTTTGTATGTTGGCGCTGACTCCAAAGTATCGTAATCGTGGTAATACAGGATCCTCTTCGTGTTCTTCGTAAGACCATCTATAGCTGACTTTTCTATTAACATGCTGGAATCAACacctgaaattatatattctcttGAGATGGAGATTGAGGAattgcatatttatattttttaaatacatataacattatatatttcttataagattttaactTCTCGAAAGACTTAGCTTTACCTTTACAACTTCTCGAGTGttgttttttctattaagAGCAAAAAAttgaagatataaaataaaagtcattaACCTTCATCGAGTGATCTTCCCCTCAAACACTTTTTGATCCTCTCTTGTAAAGCGATCCTCTCTTCCTCGGTAGTGATGTACCCAGGGACATTGGCTAGATACTTGGCCTTGTATATCAATGAATTGGATTCTAAGGGAGTGAGAGAAGCGTTCAAACCTTCGATCATTACACGCGACATGTGTTCAAAATATTCTGGCACATTGTCCAAACAAGGTGTGAAAACGCGATCCAATATTTGCTTACAGACTTCCCTAGTCTCTTGAACCGTCGCTCGGCAAATATTATAcctataagaaatatttacagtgaattataaaacaaaattagtaGCTTAGTATGTTTTACgagttaaaattaagtatcactaaataaaattaagaaaatattatatatgtattacataaaactttGTCATACCTATCTTCCAAACCTATCATATGCGCGATAACTCCTAACATATGATTGAAAGCTTCCCAATCTCCTACTTCTAATTGCGTCACAGTAAATATATCTGGCTTCAATATGACGAAGCCAATAAACCCAAACAAAGTCAAAGCCATATCCCTCTGTGACACAATACCTTGTCCTTTCATCTTTGCTGCACGACTAGCACGAAAATGTCTGATTCTTACAGTTTGTAAGGATTTCCACGACCTAAAATTAATGCACCATCAACGAATCATTTTATAAGGAAATTGTCCATCGACGGTATTACAGTAGTGTACCAACAAGGATCCCGGCTTCAGCTCTTTAGTATACCACGTGAATATATGCGAAAATGTTGAAATGTATCGCCTGTAAGCGGTAAACCTCGAGTTGGAACGTCGGCTTCCGCAGAGGACTTTCAAAATGGATGGAATAGCGAATACACTAACTAAGCCAGGCATTAAAGACAATGATAACATAAATGAATAGTCCCGATAAAATCTCTGCCCCCtgcgaaaaaataaaaagatattttatcatttatttaaaaagaacagGAAGATAAAAACAACGAATGTCCAAGGTACTAGAATAGCGTATATGCTTActgcttatattttttctcatcaAACCATTCAGGCAGTTTGAACTCGAAATCCTCCGGTGAGATATTATCAGATGACCTTTCGTGAGCTTCATCGCTAAACAAACCTTCTATAAACTCATCCACTAaaacagaataataatatcaataaaatgtactatttcatatataaacatgtgGATTAGCGAATCACATCAATGATTTGCTTAGCATATGacgataattgttttaaattatcatatcaaCTCAttaatggaatttaaaaatggtgtatattaataaatatttcacgtTAAATAACTTGGACTTCCTCAGCttgaattttgtattttatttttaaccaaatatatttGGCACGTTGAAATCTCTCTTCAAAGAACCCTTATATAGaaggaatataattttataatatttttacttggaCTTGTTACGGACATGTCATGTTACCAATATTATTCTAAAGTTTATAATGAGAGAATTGTTAGAGTGGAATcagtgtgtttttttttttatttttattatttaatgcttTGGAATCATGGAATACTTTGCCGATgccattgtttaaaattagttcttaaaaatatattttctacttgTCAGATATCGAgaaatctaattaaaattgcGAAAGTGACAAATTAACGTTCAGCCTTCCTTTATCTGATTAGAGTAATGACCGAAAACGGATTAGGAaagatatagaaaaatataaatatttgataaaaataataaaaaaaaatccacagtGGAAAAATAAGTAGACAACCCAGAGAAAaacaaatcttaatttttcaGTAACAGCGTtgcatatttttcttcttcttcggatgtttcaatgtatttttataatatctttaaaaagaaAGCGCAATAAGTTGTTTacgattcaaaattaaaaaacagtaTACATGCACCTGCTCTAATACGATTAAGAAACGTacttttttaaaccttttgcTTATTCCAAACAATGGCTGGTTACACCCGCAATCATTTATCGGtagtttgaaaacaatttgctcatgcatttataatttgacTACTGAAAGGGGTTGACGAAAGTTCAATATatcttaatgttaataataatgcgATTGTTCTGGTTCACATTAATTTTAGGCGGAAGTTTTGCTGACTgggtaatttataaacatacttaTTGCATCCTCGTCCTTCTCCTTGAACATGTTTAATTTCCCCTCCATTTatgataaagtaaattataactatgtttttcggatatacaacACGGCTTTGTTactgtgtttttaaattttcacgaAGTTTCGATTAAGTTACAGCAACCACGGTCAATGACAGAGGAGATGAAAGTGACAATTATAGTATCTCTAAAAACCATAGAGTTATATTAAACGGACTCACGACAATCTTAGATATCTTATATAACAAACTgctaaataacttattttaggTTATTACTAATGAAACTGTTTTTATTAGGTGTCAGAGTGGATGACTCCGGTGGAAAATGAATTGTAAGTATTTATTGAGTAATGATATATGCATTTCTAAGCTTATGAATGCTAATACCTCTCACATCTAGGGATCTTTCTCTAGAACATTTTTCCCTTTACTGCTACAATATTGTTTACAATCGTTGTGATGACGTCATCGGCAATTGTTCTCTCTGTGTcgtttatcattaaaatttggaCAGTCATCACGAATTTTAAAGCTGATAATACAGAAGTTAgcatatgaattatttttttattattctataaactTGATTAATGTAATCTGAGATTTTTGTTAGAGCCGTAAAGGAAAACCTTTTTAACTGCCTCCTTTACCAtctctaaaatttataatgaattaaaaatatttgttccaaAGGCTACTTGGTTGTAATGAAtactagaaatatattatactcataaagaatattaacataaattaattttttagcaGGGAGTTACTTCCACAAGCGGAAAACGATACCATAACATCTTTTGCAGTCGATAAAGAAAGAGTATTGCCATCTAATTATAACTACATAACAAATGTAGCAAATTTGAAGAACAATATTCAAAGCTTCAATGATTTATCaccaaaatatcttaaaaataaattagaggAAACTCTTAATAACGCTAAAAATTTAGCTGCAGTTCTGAAAAAACAAATCCTGCAATTAGAGGACCGAGAAAGGACCTTGAAGCAAGCGATTGTAGATGGcaagtaagaataaatttatgtcaatttaaaacgaaaaatacagttaattttatttttattaaaaatctcttATGTTGCATAATAAAAGTAGtaatataaagcaatataaaGCAGTATAAGACggctgaaaatataataattatttatttcacctagattttatttttagtagaaaaaataaactactttACTCtatatgtaatgttatttaaaacatacatttactCGATATTTGCTAACCCTAATTTCAGATCAGGCGTGACAACCCTGACTGTGACGTCAACTGGTCGTGCCCTCCATTCTTACATGATCAGAGATGGGTTTTGGTCGTTATGTGAAGGAATAATACAATATCCGAACGTCCCAACCTCTAACAGTTATACAGATATGTACTCAGTTCCGAGATGTATTGGGCAGGAGGTAAGACGACTACGAGTACCCTAAaacttttaactaaatatagcCACATAATAAGATTATCGAATTGTCACCAATTACGCGCACATAAAGAAATTAACCTTCCTAttagattgattttttttcaatttgtcCTCTTGGACAGGCTAAGACCTTAGAACATGCTGCCCCTACTATATTGatactaaaaagttttttatgtgAGACTTGCGTCTTTTTTGACCAACGATAAACTTGGTTTAAGCaactaaatactttttttgtaaacaagacatatatattatcaacgAATGTGATAAACAAAAACGTATGTCTGTACTAACTGAACTAAACAAATGATGTCTacctatttatttacaaatatatatcttttttaataaaagaaagtacaaaaaaataagtttatcaGTGTCcctgataatttaatattattttataaatatttaatatatgtaaatatctaACGactagaaattaaatatgaatttctgtctcaaatacatttacataatataaactgGACCACTTGTACGAAcgacttaatataattttaaaatttttatatacaggtTACTTCGAAGAAAGATCCGTGCGTGTTTAATTCGATAATACAATATGAGACTATCCCTGTAACCAGACGTTCCTCGTACTATGAAGACagttatttatgtttgaagCCAACATTCAATAACACAATGGAACAATATTTCTCAGTGCCGAGACGTGTGGTAGACGACACTTGTAACGGTAATTGACAATTTTACTAAActcaattaaaaatgaaaaaacattgaaattcgTAAGTTACAATCACCAATGTCAGGATGTACTTTGTATCTGAAAGTTTAAAtcatcacactacatacgaaccGTTTTccgtttttcattcaataacctacgcTTATATTGTGAGACGATTTATGAAAACTATAGACTTCCGTATTTAGGGTGACGATTCTTACTTAGATTGAGCACACTGCTCACGAGTAGGGCATAAGCTTTCAAGgtaatgttttctttaaagaGATAATCCTAACTGAAGGGAGTTTTTTCAGGTATCATCAAAAAATTGACGGACAATGTATCAGAATGCGGAGTGAGGATTTTATCTGAATACAGTTACTATCCACAAAGCCGACAGACTCAATTCCCTTTGGAGTATTGTACAGAAAAAGATGGCTCTTGCAGATTAATGGTCGGATGGCACCTCTCCAACAAAAccatagaaaattttgaatttttaaaacacgattccaattttaaaaagttttttatacagACCGAACCTAATATGgaactttttatatagaaaggAAGTCAATTCTaggaattttgtataaatttctttggtactaataaaagtatgtcatatattttattttaattttaaaagtcgtGAAAAAATTTCATGACTTAAAAttacgaattaaaatattcaacatggAAATAACAACAAAGAAAGAAATTTCCTAAGcttcaattgtttttaaactatataatcaCGCATTACAAAATTgacttttagtttttaaaatccgAGCCTTTTTAAACGTAGCtaagtcataataaatttctacaGCCGTTAAAGTTCTGGat
This Danaus plexippus chromosome Z, MEX_DaPlex, whole genome shotgun sequence DNA region includes the following protein-coding sequences:
- the LOC116778090 gene encoding uncharacterized protein LOC116778090; this translates as MDLTVDEFIEGLFSDEAHERSSDNISPEDFEFKLPEWFDEKKYKQGQRFYRDYSFMLSLSLMPGLVSVFAIPSILKVLCGSRRSNSRFTAYRRYISTFSHIFTWYTKELKPGSLSWKSLQTVRIRHFRASRAAKMKGQGIVSQRDMALTLFGFIGFVILKPDIFTVTQLEVGDWEAFNHMLGVIAHMIGLEDRYNICRATVQETREVCKQILDRVFTPCLDNVPEYFEHMSRVMIEGLNASLTPLESNSLIYKAKYLANVPGYITTEEERIALQERIKKCLRGRSLDEGVDSSMLIEKSAIDGLTKNTKRILYYHDYDTLESAPTYKSLPFVAKWKLTLLDILREIHSLYIGRIFLNFYIKCLLFLAFYFPYIAIWRYGMQYYVDMFKDSPVDDTELIPNSEYNKPQPPEPWYKVLYGIFW
- the LOC133319987 gene encoding uncharacterized protein LOC133319987; the encoded protein is MLIIMRLFWFTLILGGSFADWVSEWMTPVENEFRELLPQAENDTITSFAVDKERVLPSNYNYITNVANLKNNIQSFNDLSPKYLKNKLEETLNNAKNLAAVLKKQILQLEDRERTLKQAIVDGKSGVTTLTVTSTGRALHSYMIRDGFWSLCEGIIQYPNVPTSNSYTDMYSVPRCIGQEVTSKKDPCVFNSIIQYETIPVTRRSSYYEDSYLCLKPTFNNTMEQYFSVPRRVVDDTCNGIIKKLTDNVSECGVRILSEYSYYPQSRQTQFPLEYCTEKDGSCRLMVGWHLSNKTIENFEFLKHDSNFKKFFIQTEPNMELFI